From a single Clostridium isatidis genomic region:
- a CDS encoding MutS-related protein — MSKALDYYNSKIDRYNNKLNKLNKLILQLSISRLVIFILGILLAYYFYKKENILGIVASLIIFLGLFLIIAYIHNERINEKNETLIYLEVNKKGLSRIDGSFKDFQDNGEEFLDEKHGFINDLDVFGRNSLFQMINSTRTKFGRKKLAEILMLKNLPDKSTILESQEAVEELSKKIDWRQRLEVKSAIKKSGNKSIEELLVWANSEVKEKNSLKVIPYFFIFITFISIILVLLKIIPFSFLILNFIINYAVVKALTRNLQEVILLFDNHKKDIEAYTNILELIEKEKFESKLLIKLKYKLANNTNISAYNEMKALKNLVDWLGDSSKNAYYLILNVLFLTDTFILRNIENWKKENGKYFEEWLSIMGKIEALCSISNISFDFEEWTYPEISERKELEGIEIAHPMLGKRAISNSFKLNNNSKAALITGSNMSGKSTFLRTIGLNLLLSYIGAKTYSKGFKCGIFNIYTCMRTTDNLEESISSFYAEILRIKILIDAAKRGERVFFLLDEIFKGTNSKDRHEGARVLINQLVENGSIGLVSTHDLELCDLEKTKDWIRNYNFQEYYKDNKIYFDYKLREGRSKTQNAVHLMKLAGINFKEF; from the coding sequence ATGAGTAAAGCTTTAGATTATTATAATAGTAAAATAGACAGGTATAATAATAAATTAAATAAGTTAAATAAATTAATATTGCAGTTATCAATTTCTAGATTAGTAATATTTATTCTAGGTATTTTATTAGCTTATTATTTTTATAAAAAAGAAAATATTTTAGGGATAGTAGCTTCATTAATTATATTTTTAGGATTATTTTTAATTATTGCTTATATCCATAATGAAAGAATTAATGAGAAAAATGAAACATTAATATATTTAGAAGTAAATAAAAAAGGTCTTTCAAGAATAGATGGAAGCTTTAAGGACTTTCAAGATAATGGAGAAGAATTTTTAGATGAAAAGCATGGATTTATCAATGATTTGGATGTTTTTGGCAGGAATTCTTTATTTCAAATGATAAATTCAACAAGAACTAAGTTTGGAAGAAAAAAATTGGCTGAAATATTAATGCTAAAAAATCTTCCTGATAAATCCACTATATTAGAAAGTCAGGAAGCTGTAGAAGAGCTTTCAAAAAAGATTGATTGGAGACAAAGATTAGAAGTAAAATCTGCCATAAAAAAAAGTGGAAATAAAAGCATAGAGGAATTATTAGTCTGGGCAAATAGTGAAGTAAAAGAAAAAAATTCATTAAAGGTAATACCTTATTTTTTTATATTCATAACTTTTATTTCTATAATTTTAGTTCTTTTAAAGATAATACCTTTTAGTTTTTTAATTTTAAATTTTATCATTAATTATGCAGTAGTAAAGGCATTAACTAGGAATTTACAAGAAGTTATTTTACTTTTTGATAATCATAAAAAAGACATTGAAGCTTACACAAATATTTTAGAGTTAATAGAAAAGGAGAAATTTGAAAGTAAGTTATTAATAAAGTTAAAGTATAAGCTTGCTAATAATACTAATATAAGTGCTTATAATGAAATGAAAGCTCTTAAAAATTTAGTAGATTGGCTAGGAGATAGCTCCAAAAATGCTTACTATTTAATATTAAATGTATTATTTTTAACAGATACATTTATATTAAGAAATATAGAAAATTGGAAAAAAGAAAATGGTAAGTATTTTGAAGAGTGGTTAAGTATTATGGGAAAAATTGAAGCTCTTTGCAGTATTTCTAATATTTCTTTTGATTTTGAAGAATGGACTTATCCAGAGATAAGTGAAAGAAAAGAACTAGAAGGTATTGAAATTGCCCATCCAATGTTAGGAAAAAGAGCGATTTCAAATAGCTTTAAATTAAATAATAATTCAAAAGCAGCTTTAATTACTGGTTCAAATATGTCTGGTAAAAGTACTTTTTTAAGAACTATAGGTTTAAATTTACTATTAAGTTATATTGGAGCAAAAACTTATAGTAAGGGTTTTAAATGTGGAATATTTAATATATATACTTGTATGAGAACTACAGATAACTTAGAGGAAAGTATATCTTCTTTTTATGCAGAAATTCTAAGGATAAAAATATTAATAGATGCAGCAAAGAGAGGAGAAAGGGTATTTTTCTTGCTAGATGAAATTTTTAAAGGTACTAATTCAAAAGATAGGCATGAGGGTGCAAGAGTTTTAATAAATCAATTAGTAGAAAATGGTTCAATAGGCTTAGTTTCAACTCATGATTTAGAACTATGTGACTTAGAAAAAACTAAAGATTGGATAAGAAATTATAATTTTCAAGAATATTATAAAGATAATAAAATATATTTTGATTATAAATTAAGAGAGGGAAGAAGTAAGACCCAAAATGCTGTCCATCTTATGAAATTAGCAGGAATAAATTTTAAGGAGTTTTAA
- a CDS encoding 3'-5' exonuclease encodes MAFIIIDLEFNNLEDIKKYRPNIFDENPELKEVELDNEIIEIGAIKLDNYMQPIKEYKAYIKPSVIKVLNPKISEITNIQEEDLEQGISFREGMDGLKELIDEGDIICSWAKDDIIEIINNAIYHKYEDLSWLALYLDIQEYSTKILGKKKSLSLKHALDELKIKVDTTKLHDALNDAIYTSFVFKRIYNSRAVKNYMIKDIYNMPALEIKNLNEYKIDKSKVSQKCPKCKVSIDLEYELIPLKWRFVSLGTCPKCRNKLINELIIKRTFSNEEIYKESYSFLDEIEYINYCDKVKKAIMKLNNMLI; translated from the coding sequence ATGGCTTTCATAATAATTGATTTAGAATTTAATAATTTAGAAGATATAAAAAAATATAGACCCAATATATTCGATGAAAATCCAGAACTAAAGGAAGTTGAACTTGATAATGAAATTATAGAAATAGGTGCAATAAAGTTAGATAACTATATGCAGCCTATTAAAGAATATAAAGCATATATAAAGCCTTCAGTTATAAAAGTATTAAATCCTAAAATATCAGAAATTACAAACATACAAGAGGAAGATTTAGAACAAGGTATAAGCTTTAGAGAAGGGATGGATGGATTAAAGGAGCTTATTGATGAAGGGGATATAATTTGTTCTTGGGCTAAAGATGATATTATCGAAATAATAAATAATGCAATATATCATAAATATGAGGATTTAAGTTGGCTGGCTTTATATCTCGATATTCAAGAATATTCAACAAAAATATTGGGAAAAAAGAAATCTTTAAGCTTAAAGCATGCTTTAGATGAATTAAAAATAAAAGTAGATACTACAAAATTACATGATGCTTTGAATGATGCTATTTATACATCCTTTGTTTTTAAGAGAATCTATAATTCAAGGGCGGTCAAGAATTATATGATTAAAGATATATATAACATGCCAGCATTAGAAATTAAAAATCTGAATGAATATAAGATAGATAAAAGCAAGGTAAGTCAGAAGTGTCCAAAGTGTAAAGTTTCAATAGATCTTGAATATGAATTAATTCCATTAAAATGGAGGTTTGTATCTCTAGGGACATGTCCTAAGTGTAGAAATAAATTAATAAATGAGCTTATTATTAAAAGAACTTTTAGTAATGAAGAAATATATAAAGAAAGTTATTCTTTTCTAGACGAAATTGAATATATTAATTATTGTGATAAGGTGAAAAAAGCAATAATGAAACTTAATAATATGTTAATATAA
- the yaaA gene encoding peroxide stress protein YaaA translates to MIIVISPAKTLDFEKKYENLPMTSPNFLNRSKEIMKELLKYNSSSLEKLMKISTKLAKLTEERNEKWTTTLDGAKQALLAFRGEVFRGMDPLSFTDAELFYANDHLRILSGLYGVLRPFDGVNEYRLEMGTKLAIEGKKNLYEYWGKTLEETIAEEVKKSSSKLLINLASKEYYKSIEGIEKDKEIKVITPIFKELRGDEYRVITLKAKRARGLMTRYIIQNEIDNIDDIKKFNLEDYEYNHDLSNDKELVFTR, encoded by the coding sequence ATGATAATAGTCATATCTCCAGCAAAAACTTTAGATTTTGAAAAGAAATATGAAAATTTACCTATGACTAGTCCTAACTTCTTAAATAGATCAAAGGAAATAATGAAGGAGCTGTTGAAATATAATAGTTCTTCCTTAGAAAAGTTAATGAAAATTAGTACAAAATTAGCAAAATTGACTGAGGAAAGAAATGAAAAGTGGACAACCACCTTAGATGGTGCTAAGCAAGCCTTGTTAGCTTTTAGAGGAGAAGTATTTAGAGGCATGGATCCTTTAAGCTTTACTGATGCCGAATTATTTTATGCCAATGATCATCTTAGAATACTATCAGGCCTATATGGAGTTTTAAGACCTTTTGATGGTGTTAATGAATATAGATTAGAAATGGGTACAAAACTAGCTATAGAAGGTAAAAAGAATCTTTATGAATACTGGGGGAAAACTTTAGAAGAAACTATTGCAGAAGAAGTAAAAAAGAGTAGTAGTAAATTGCTTATAAATTTAGCTTCTAAGGAATATTATAAGTCAATTGAAGGTATAGAAAAGGATAAAGAAATAAAGGTTATAACTCCTATTTTTAAGGAGTTAAGAGGAGATGAGTATAGAGTAATTACTTTAAAGGCTAAAAGGGCAAGAGGTCTTATGACTAGATATATTATTCAAAATGAAATTGATAATATAGATGATATTAAGAAGTTCAATTTAGAAGACTATGAATATAATCATGATCTATCTAATGATAAAGAGTTAGTTTTTACAAGATAG
- the rpsA gene encoding 30S ribosomal protein S1: protein MENENREQTMEDLLKDFDVKRIHTGDILEGVVIDVNDKEVIVNIDYAFDGIIAKEDLTNTDRNPLEVVSKGDKIKVYVLSPHDGEGYVQLSRNKALEITEREEIKEAFEKGENIKVYVKEEVKGGLAAYYGNIRVFIPASLASRERIQLISLVGKELEVKIIELDLRNKKVVASRRVIEDALYESKKKELWANIKAGEKRSGTVVKILKSGAIVDLGGITGLIHINDLAWGRVKRVEDVVKLGDKVEVFVGEVDAKKERVSLILKDVNQDPWTTEVSKTKVGDVVEGTVVKFLNFGAFVEIFPGVEGLVHINEITDENIAKPSDALTLGQKVKVKVLDINKEDKKISLSIKDADEKSKEYLKYNDSDEGISLGDLFGNLFNN from the coding sequence ATGGAAAATGAAAATAGAGAACAAACAATGGAGGATTTACTAAAGGATTTTGATGTAAAGAGAATACATACAGGAGATATTTTAGAAGGAGTAGTAATTGATGTTAATGATAAAGAAGTGATTGTAAACATCGATTATGCTTTTGATGGTATTATTGCCAAAGAAGATTTAACAAATACAGATAGAAATCCTTTAGAAGTTGTAAGCAAAGGAGATAAAATTAAAGTATATGTATTATCGCCACATGATGGAGAAGGTTATGTTCAGTTATCTAGAAATAAGGCTTTAGAAATTACTGAAAGAGAAGAAATAAAGGAAGCTTTTGAAAAGGGAGAAAATATTAAAGTTTATGTTAAAGAGGAAGTAAAAGGTGGTTTAGCAGCTTATTATGGAAATATAAGGGTATTTATTCCTGCTTCTTTGGCATCAAGAGAAAGAATTCAATTAATTTCACTAGTAGGTAAAGAATTAGAAGTTAAAATAATAGAATTAGATTTAAGAAATAAGAAAGTAGTAGCATCAAGAAGAGTTATTGAAGATGCATTATATGAAAGTAAAAAGAAAGAGCTTTGGGCAAATATTAAAGCTGGAGAAAAAAGAAGCGGTACAGTTGTAAAGATATTAAAATCTGGGGCAATAGTAGATCTTGGAGGAATAACTGGATTAATCCATATTAATGACTTAGCTTGGGGAAGAGTAAAAAGAGTTGAAGATGTAGTTAAGCTTGGAGATAAGGTAGAAGTTTTTGTTGGTGAAGTAGATGCTAAAAAGGAAAGGGTATCTCTAATTCTAAAAGATGTAAATCAAGATCCATGGACAACAGAAGTGTCAAAAACAAAGGTTGGAGATGTAGTTGAAGGTACTGTTGTTAAATTCTTAAACTTTGGAGCTTTTGTTGAAATCTTCCCAGGAGTAGAAGGCTTAGTTCATATTAATGAAATTACAGACGAAAATATAGCTAAACCTTCAGATGCTTTAACTTTAGGACAAAAGGTAAAGGTTAAAGTGTTAGACATAAATAAAGAAGATAAGAAAATATCTTTATCAATAAAAGACGCTGATGAAAAATCTAAGGAATACTTAAAATATAATGATTCAGATGAAGGAATTTCATTAGGAGATCTTTTTGGAAACCTGTTTAATAATTGA
- a CDS encoding metal ABC transporter solute-binding protein, Zn/Mn family, which yields MRRKISIFALILGVFLVFTGCNNKDKENISENINDKIKIGVTIYPLKDFAESIGGDKVEVFSIIPDGTDAHSFDPKPTDLKNLTNSNIFIYNGLGMEEWINSILTTLEGTEVKIVEASSGIKALTAVKEEDLEDHEEEEHDEEEHSHGDYDPHVWLSLTDAVKEVENIKNALIEIDAENKEYYEANYDKLISKMNALKDTYIEKFKNIENKDLVTGHAAFAYIARDFGLIQNSIADVYGEGELTPKDLEKLIDYCKENKVKVIFSETTASAEASETLANAVGAAIEKIYSLETKEDDLDYLQAMEYNLETIYTSLLK from the coding sequence ATGAGAAGAAAAATATCAATTTTTGCTCTTATACTAGGAGTTTTTTTAGTATTTACTGGATGCAATAATAAAGATAAAGAAAATATAAGTGAAAACATTAATGATAAAATAAAAATAGGTGTAACAATATATCCTTTAAAGGATTTTGCAGAAAGCATAGGTGGAGATAAGGTAGAAGTATTTTCTATAATTCCTGATGGAACAGATGCTCATAGTTTTGATCCAAAGCCAACAGATTTAAAAAATTTAACTAACTCTAATATCTTTATTTATAATGGTTTAGGAATGGAAGAGTGGATAAATTCAATCCTAACAACCTTAGAAGGAACTGAAGTTAAAATTGTAGAAGCATCGTCAGGTATAAAAGCCTTAACAGCTGTAAAAGAAGAAGATTTAGAGGATCATGAAGAGGAAGAACATGATGAAGAAGAACATAGTCACGGAGACTATGATCCTCATGTTTGGTTAAGCCTAACAGATGCTGTAAAGGAAGTAGAGAATATTAAAAATGCTTTAATTGAAATTGATGCAGAAAATAAAGAATATTATGAAGCCAATTATGATAAGCTAATTTCTAAAATGAATGCATTAAAAGATACTTACATTGAAAAATTTAAGAATATAGAAAATAAAGATTTAGTAACTGGACATGCTGCTTTTGCCTATATAGCAAGAGATTTTGGCTTAATACAAAATAGTATAGCAGATGTTTATGGTGAAGGAGAATTGACGCCTAAAGATTTAGAAAAGCTTATTGACTACTGCAAAGAAAATAAGGTTAAAGTAATATTTAGTGAAACCACAGCTAGTGCTGAAGCTTCAGAAACTTTAGCTAATGCAGTTGGAGCAGCTATTGAAAAGATATATAGCCTTGAAACAAAGGAAGATGACTTAGATTATCTTCAAGCTATGGAATATAATTTAGAAACAATTTATACATCATTATTAAAATAG
- a CDS encoding CBS domain-containing protein: MNIAFFLTPKNEVIYEYLDATMRQVIERMEHHGYTAIPLIDKEGKYVGTLTEGDLLWKLKNTPELNFKNTENVRVTDIPRRIKHKSVSINSNVESLISLATNQNFVPVVDDEGIFIGIIKRSDIINYCYNELKKNKNI, from the coding sequence ATGAATATTGCATTTTTTTTAACGCCTAAAAATGAGGTTATATATGAATATTTAGATGCAACAATGAGACAAGTTATAGAAAGAATGGAGCATCATGGATATACAGCAATTCCTTTAATAGATAAGGAAGGGAAATACGTAGGAACTTTAACTGAAGGTGATTTACTTTGGAAACTAAAAAATACACCAGAATTAAATTTTAAAAATACAGAAAATGTGAGAGTTACTGATATACCTAGAAGAATAAAGCACAAAAGTGTATCAATTAATTCAAACGTAGAAAGTTTGATTTCTTTAGCTACAAATCAAAATTTTGTTCCAGTAGTTGATGACGAAGGAATATTTATTGGAATAATAAAAAGAAGCGATATAATTAATTATTGCTATAATGAGTTAAAGAAAAATAAAAATATATAG
- a CDS encoding aminoacyl-histidine dipeptidase produces the protein MKVLQNLEPKKVFEYFEEISQIPRGSGNEKQISDYLVSIAKKLNLEVTQDEALNVIIKKPGTKGYENSPTVIIQGHMDMVCEKNKGVNHDFEKDPIKLRIIDDMIYATDTTLGADNGIAVAYALALLASTDIPHPPLEVLLTTDEETGMSGAMAVSREHLKGKLLINLDNEEEGDFLVSCSGGIRSKFEFSADLEKRADNTSLLDISISGLKGGHSGMDIIKERGNSNKLLGRVLKNLLAEVDFRLVSLNGGSKDNAIPREADALIVINESDLDKAKELVNKWQEIFFNELKTQDPGVKVKVSEVKEEITEIFTKDSTEKAVNLLYLIPNGIDTKSPTIKDLVQSSTNLGVVRTENNKVHYDSAIRSSVESLKEEIVLRSKTIADIIGCKFNTTANYPGWEYNPDSKLRELCLDVYKRMYGKDGNIVAIHAGVECGLFNEKLGGLDMISFGPDLFDVHTPEEHMSIKSVQNVWEYLKEVLKELK, from the coding sequence ATGAAAGTTTTACAAAATCTAGAACCTAAAAAAGTATTTGAATATTTTGAAGAGATATCTCAAATACCAAGAGGTTCAGGAAATGAGAAACAGATAAGTGACTACTTAGTAAGTATAGCAAAGAAGTTAAATTTAGAAGTGACACAAGATGAAGCTCTAAATGTTATAATAAAAAAACCAGGAACTAAAGGATATGAAAATTCTCCTACTGTTATTATCCAAGGTCATATGGATATGGTTTGTGAAAAGAACAAGGGGGTAAATCATGATTTTGAGAAAGATCCTATAAAGCTTAGAATAATAGATGACATGATTTATGCAACTGATACAACACTTGGTGCAGACAATGGTATAGCGGTTGCTTATGCTTTAGCTCTTCTTGCTTCAACTGATATTCCTCATCCACCATTAGAAGTATTATTAACTACTGATGAAGAAACAGGAATGTCTGGGGCTATGGCAGTTTCAAGGGAACATTTAAAAGGAAAATTATTAATTAACTTAGATAATGAAGAAGAAGGAGATTTTTTAGTTAGCTGTTCTGGAGGAATTAGAAGTAAATTTGAATTTTCTGCTGACTTAGAAAAAAGAGCTGATAATACTTCATTATTAGATATTTCAATTAGCGGCTTAAAGGGCGGTCATTCAGGAATGGATATAATAAAAGAAAGAGGAAACTCCAATAAACTATTAGGAAGAGTATTAAAAAATTTATTAGCTGAAGTTGATTTTAGATTAGTTTCCCTTAATGGAGGTTCAAAAGATAATGCAATTCCAAGAGAAGCAGATGCCTTAATAGTAATAAATGAAAGTGATTTAGATAAAGCAAAAGAATTAGTAAATAAGTGGCAGGAAATATTCTTTAATGAATTAAAGACTCAAGATCCAGGGGTAAAAGTTAAGGTGTCAGAAGTTAAGGAAGAGATAACTGAAATATTTACAAAGGATTCGACTGAAAAGGCAGTTAATTTATTATATTTAATTCCTAATGGAATAGATACAAAGAGTCCTACAATAAAGGATTTAGTACAAAGCTCAACTAATTTAGGAGTTGTAAGAACAGAAAATAATAAAGTTCATTATGATAGTGCTATAAGAAGTTCAGTAGAGTCTTTAAAGGAAGAAATAGTACTAAGAAGCAAAACTATTGCAGATATTATTGGCTGTAAGTTTAATACAACTGCAAATTATCCTGGTTGGGAGTATAATCCAGATTCTAAGCTTAGGGAATTATGCTTAGATGTTTATAAGAGAATGTATGGTAAAGATGGAAATATAGTTGCAATTCATGCAGGAGTAGAATGCGGCCTATTTAATGAAAAGTTAGGCGGTTTAGATATGATTAGCTTTGGACCAGATTTATTTGATGTTCATACACCAGAAGAACATATGAGCATAAAATCAGTTCAAAATGTTTGGGAATACTTAAAGGAAGTTTTAAAAGAACTTAAATAA
- a CDS encoding PAS domain-containing sensor histidine kinase produces MERGYKDKYNNIFDKNDKDINVLGVISIIKVITIFLICLGVLKNIVEKMELSSKTFLYGMSQIYSIMLPLFFLIGYILWKYILIYMYKLKMSKGIDIAADVIYIVIVTVLILVTNSYESQYKFLYMFNIISATIRFGKNYGLTIAWVTSIIISLIDLFFRRDLTINIYFQNDLIMGAGFVLIAWILGEYVKSENKQREELKEELRRETKKHHYFEEILLNNEACYDLLIENSQEAIFIHNEERVLYANEHALKLFRVKSLSDLNTTQLNHEENKLILIYSERYSEIYSKIHNNKLSQVSFEDKFLDKDGNELIFLSTSALCSYEKKQAILTITRDITPKREVQKLRKDVENNIRLLEEMREYNKYITEFFSNVSHELKTPLNIISSSTQLLKSYYKKDISEIEFKKIKYIDSIYNNCNRLTRLINNLLDITKFDSGFITLQKSNRDIIGDVENIVMSIIPYAESKGIEVTFDTDLEVRIMAFDQDKVERIILNLISNALKFTNRGGNIFVSIMNTENHVLISVKDTGTGIPEDKKDLIFERFMQVDKTLRRNHEGTGIGLSIVKSFVELHGGKIEVISEINKGSEFIITLPFSIIDIDEDDLVNDKISNNIVEKVSLELSDI; encoded by the coding sequence ATGGAACGAGGGTATAAGGATAAATATAATAATATATTTGATAAAAACGATAAGGACATTAATGTACTTGGAGTAATTTCTATTATTAAAGTAATAACGATATTTTTAATCTGCTTAGGAGTTTTAAAAAATATTGTAGAAAAAATGGAGTTATCTAGTAAAACTTTTCTATATGGAATGAGTCAAATATATTCAATAATGCTTCCTTTATTTTTTCTTATTGGTTATATTTTATGGAAATATATCTTAATTTATATGTATAAATTAAAAATGTCAAAAGGAATAGATATAGCAGCAGATGTAATCTATATAGTTATAGTAACAGTCTTAATATTAGTAACAAATTCCTATGAAAGCCAATATAAGTTTTTATATATGTTTAATATTATTTCAGCAACAATAAGATTTGGTAAAAACTATGGTTTAACAATTGCCTGGGTAACTTCGATAATAATAAGTTTAATAGATTTATTTTTTAGAAGGGATTTAACAATAAATATATATTTTCAAAATGATTTAATTATGGGGGCAGGTTTTGTTCTTATTGCTTGGATATTAGGGGAATATGTAAAATCAGAAAATAAACAAAGAGAGGAACTTAAAGAGGAGTTAAGAAGAGAAACAAAAAAGCATCATTACTTTGAAGAAATATTATTAAATAATGAGGCGTGTTATGATTTATTAATAGAAAATTCTCAAGAAGCTATATTTATTCATAATGAGGAAAGGGTATTATATGCTAATGAACATGCTTTAAAATTATTTAGAGTAAAATCTTTATCTGATTTAAATACAACACAACTTAATCATGAAGAAAATAAATTAATATTAATATATAGTGAAAGATATTCAGAGATATATTCTAAAATACATAATAACAAGTTATCTCAGGTTTCATTTGAAGATAAGTTTTTAGACAAAGATGGAAATGAATTGATTTTTTTAAGTACATCAGCGCTTTGTTCGTATGAAAAGAAACAAGCAATTTTAACGATCACAAGAGATATAACTCCTAAAAGAGAGGTTCAAAAACTAAGGAAAGATGTAGAAAATAATATAAGACTATTAGAGGAAATGAGAGAATATAATAAGTATATTACAGAATTTTTTTCAAATGTATCTCATGAATTAAAAACTCCATTAAATATTATATCTTCCTCTACTCAGTTACTAAAATCTTATTATAAAAAAGATATTTCAGAAATAGAATTCAAAAAGATTAAATATATAGATAGTATTTATAATAATTGCAATAGATTAACAAGACTTATAAATAATTTATTAGATATTACAAAATTTGATTCTGGCTTTATTACTTTACAAAAGAGTAATAGAGATATTATAGGGGATGTTGAAAACATAGTAATGTCTATAATTCCATATGCTGAAAGCAAAGGTATTGAAGTAACATTTGATACAGATCTTGAAGTAAGAATAATGGCCTTTGATCAGGATAAGGTAGAGAGAATTATTTTGAATTTAATTTCAAATGCATTAAAGTTTACAAATAGAGGCGGCAATATATTTGTTAGTATAATGAATACTGAGAATCATGTTCTAATATCAGTAAAAGATACTGGAACTGGAATACCAGAGGATAAAAAAGATCTTATCTTTGAAAGATTTATGCAAGTAGATAAAACTTTAAGAAGAAACCATGAAGGGACAGGCATTGGGCTCTCGATAGTAAAATCTTTCGTTGAATTACATGGAGGTAAAATTGAAGTTATTAGTGAAATAAATAAGGGAAGTGAATTTATCATAACTTTACCTTTTTCTATAATTGATATAGATGAAGATGATTTAGTAAATGATAAGATTAGTAATAATATTGTGGAAAAGGTAAGCTTAGAATTATCTGATATATAA
- the pyk gene encoding pyruvate kinase encodes MQKTKMIFTIGPASDKEDIIREFIKIGMSAARLNFSHGTHETHKEKIDLIKKIRKEMNSPTAIILDIKGPKIRTHKFINDAVELFEGQDFTFICKDEIIGDNTKCSVSYKDLYKDVKIGGEILVDDGLIRFRIEDIIDKNIKCKVTVGGIIKNNKGVNLPNAKISLPSITEKDKEDIIFGCKNEVDFIAASFVRKASDVLDIRKVLYENGGENIRIISKIENQEGVDNIDDIIEVSDGIMIARGDMGVEIPIEKVPIIQKQIIRKCNEAGKIVITATQMLDSMIRNSIPTRAEACDICNAIFDGTDAIMLSGESASGLYPIESAKTMSKIALETEANLDYIYLNKRLKEPSLTSFSEAISYSACRTSNLLNAKVIVAATNSGTTAKLISKYRPKCPIIAITPHDEVRRSLNLNFGVFPTFCQIFNTTDEILAEAKKVAANLSFAKKGDDIVVAAGIANSEAGGTNMLKVYKL; translated from the coding sequence ATGCAAAAAACAAAAATGATCTTTACCATCGGCCCTGCCAGTGATAAGGAAGATATTATTAGGGAGTTTATTAAAATAGGAATGAGTGCAGCAAGGCTTAATTTTTCTCACGGTACTCATGAAACTCATAAAGAAAAAATTGATCTTATTAAAAAAATCCGAAAGGAAATGAATTCGCCAACTGCAATTATATTAGATATTAAGGGGCCTAAAATAAGAACCCATAAATTTATAAATGATGCTGTTGAACTCTTTGAAGGTCAAGATTTTACTTTTATTTGTAAAGATGAAATCATTGGAGATAATACTAAATGCTCCGTTTCTTATAAGGATCTTTATAAGGATGTTAAAATTGGCGGTGAAATACTAGTAGATGACGGACTAATAAGATTTAGAATTGAAGATATAATTGACAAAAATATAAAATGTAAAGTTACTGTAGGAGGAATAATTAAAAACAACAAAGGTGTAAACCTTCCAAACGCTAAAATCAGCCTTCCATCTATTACTGAAAAAGATAAGGAAGATATAATATTTGGATGTAAAAATGAAGTTGATTTTATTGCTGCTTCCTTTGTTAGAAAGGCTTCAGATGTTTTAGATATTAGAAAGGTATTATATGAAAACGGCGGAGAAAATATTAGAATAATATCTAAAATAGAAAATCAAGAAGGAGTAGATAACATAGATGACATTATAGAAGTTTCTGATGGGATTATGATAGCTAGAGGTGATATGGGAGTTGAAATACCTATAGAAAAAGTCCCTATAATTCAAAAGCAAATAATAAGAAAATGTAATGAAGCTGGAAAAATAGTAATAACTGCTACTCAAATGCTGGATTCAATGATAAGAAATTCAATTCCAACAAGGGCAGAAGCCTGTGATATATGTAATGCAATTTTTGATGGAACAGATGCAATAATGTTAAGCGGTGAAAGTGCTAGCGGCTTATATCCTATAGAATCAGCTAAGACAATGTCTAAAATAGCTTTGGAAACTGAAGCTAACTTAGATTATATTTACTTAAATAAACGACTTAAGGAACCTTCTTTAACTTCTTTTTCTGAGGCAATAAGTTATTCAGCTTGTAGAACTTCTAATCTATTAAATGCAAAGGTAATAGTTGCTGCTACAAATAGTGGTACTACAGCAAAACTTATATCAAAATATAGACCTAAGTGCCCTATTATAGCAATAACACCTCATGATGAAGTAAGGCGCAGCTTAAACTTAAATTTTGGTGTCTTCCCTACCTTCTGCCAAATATTTAATACTACTGATGAAATCTTAGCAGAGGCAAAAAAAGTTGCTGCAAATTTATCCTTTGCTAAAAAGGGAGATGACATTGTAGTTGCTGCTGGAATAGCTAATTCAGAAGCAGGAGGAACTAATATGCTTAAAGTTTATAAACTTTAA